In one Umezawaea sp. Da 62-37 genomic region, the following are encoded:
- a CDS encoding MbtH family protein produces the protein MSANPFDQEDGVYLVLVNAERQHSLWPAAIEIPSGWTTAHGKDTRQACLDYVEAHWTDLRPASLVAAMTN, from the coding sequence ATGAGCGCCAACCCGTTCGACCAGGAAGACGGCGTCTACCTGGTCCTGGTCAACGCCGAACGCCAGCACTCCCTGTGGCCCGCGGCGATCGAGATCCCGTCCGGTTGGACCACCGCGCACGGCAAGGACACCCGGCAGGCGTGCCTGGACTACGTCGAGGCGCACTGGACCGACCTCCGCCCGGCGAGCCTCGTCGCGGCGATGACCAACTGA